The following proteins come from a genomic window of Synechococcus sp. BIOS-E4-1:
- the moaC gene encoding cyclic pyranopterin monophosphate synthase MoaC — MSEQLSHLTNQGEVHMVEVGDRAITKREATATGSLVMNTSTLDLVLSGQTSKGDLMAVARVAAIQAAKRTSELIPLCHHLPLSGIDVTIEPDSSLPGLTVQVSCRTTGQTGVEMEAITGVSLALVTLYDMLKSVEPGMTINRIQLLHKDGGRHGSWSC, encoded by the coding sequence ATGTCTGAACAGCTTTCGCACCTCACCAATCAGGGTGAGGTGCACATGGTTGAAGTCGGTGATCGCGCCATCACCAAACGCGAAGCGACCGCGACGGGTTCGCTGGTGATGAACACATCCACATTGGATCTGGTCCTGAGCGGCCAGACATCCAAAGGCGATCTGATGGCGGTAGCACGCGTTGCTGCCATTCAAGCGGCCAAGCGCACATCAGAGCTCATTCCTCTGTGCCACCATTTGCCCCTGAGCGGCATCGACGTAACCATTGAACCGGACTCCTCGTTGCCTGGTCTGACTGTGCAGGTCAGCTGTCGCACGACCGGTCAAACCGGTGTGGAGATGGAAGCAATCACAGGGGTCTCGCTCGCGCTGGTCACCCTCTACGACATGTTGAAGTCGGTTGAACCAGGCATGACGATCAATCGAATTCAGCTGCTGCATAAAGACGGAGGTCGCCATGGCAGCTGGAGCTGCTGA
- a CDS encoding HEAT repeat domain-containing protein codes for MNEAALWDRLSRSRRAPLEPEWLGEVYSPSFSVELRRALCEKLGMLAEQGWPIIEQLIQQHGPLPDLVLAAGLCHQPEARDWLLDQLRNSSELAEVNLCIIEALSCWGADVPERVVQECLHHPGQHHRLAGLQLLGFRSHCLSDDALLTLCTEPLNDFRDPVVIAAVRVLQRRDGATISERLSDLCKTGSDNVAIAAFRALGCIATPVSQRCLKELSETLNIESRKQLACQQLEQQFRT; via the coding sequence GTGAACGAAGCCGCTCTCTGGGATCGGCTTTCCAGATCACGCCGTGCTCCGTTGGAGCCCGAATGGCTGGGGGAGGTCTACTCCCCCAGCTTTTCTGTTGAGCTTCGCCGTGCTCTCTGCGAAAAACTGGGAATGCTGGCTGAACAAGGCTGGCCAATCATTGAACAATTGATTCAGCAGCATGGCCCTCTACCTGATCTGGTACTGGCGGCCGGGCTGTGTCACCAGCCAGAAGCAAGGGATTGGCTTCTGGACCAACTGAGGAACAGTTCCGAATTAGCTGAAGTGAACCTCTGCATCATTGAAGCCTTGTCCTGCTGGGGCGCAGATGTTCCAGAACGTGTCGTGCAGGAGTGCTTACATCATCCGGGTCAGCACCATCGCTTAGCGGGATTACAGCTACTTGGTTTCCGGTCTCACTGCCTGAGCGACGACGCATTGCTCACATTGTGCACAGAACCGCTGAACGATTTCCGTGATCCAGTGGTGATTGCCGCGGTTCGGGTGTTGCAACGCCGGGATGGCGCAACGATCAGTGAACGCTTGTCGGATCTATGCAAAACCGGATCCGACAATGTGGCCATCGCAGCGTTCAGAGCCCTCGGCTGCATCGCAACCCCAGTCAGTCAACGTTGCCTGAAAGAGCTCAGTGAAACGCTAAACATTGAATCTCGCAAACAACTTGCCTGTCAGCAGTTGGAGCAACAGTTTCGAACCTGA
- a CDS encoding molybdopterin oxidoreductase family protein: MTSPCASVKSQCPYCGVGCGLELMPPGEAGKSVKRDAEGNPMWTARGNKQHPSNLGQVCIKGATVGETLARGRLTQPLYRPTFNDDFQPISWDSAFDLLTGRIRSTLSGKGADAIAMYGSGQFHTEDYYMAQKFLKGALGTNNFDANSRLCMSSAVAGYTRSLGSDGPPCCYEDLDHCSVAFLIGTNTAECHPVLFQRLLKRKKRDPKGLTIVVVDPRCTDTAKIADHHLAITPGSDLALLHGLARLVIEDNGFDSDFIDAATEGFSDYAKTINAWTAEETAKLCGITEQQLRDVGRLWSRREGILSLWSMGVNQRREGTAVVSGLINLHLLTGEIGKPGAGPFSLTGQPNAMGGREAGGLAHLLPGYRLVTNPDHRADVEQAWGFAGGSIAAEPGLSAWQQVEAMERGELDLWWVAATNPLVSMPDLERVKAAMERCPLVVVSEAYADTETSHYAHLLLPASQWSEKSGVMTNSERRVTLCPAFRPQHGDSRPDWEVFAELGRRLGYVDQFTYATSEEVYSEFAALTESRVCDVSGLSHQLLNEHGPQQWPFPLGHEPTQAAKRLYVGKRFPTASGRARFQADAPLGLAEPPCEIYPLVLTVGRYLGQWHTMTRTGKVKRLNSMHPEPRLEIHPSDAERFAIEDEGLAAITSRRGTLTARVSVTDRIRRGSVFLPMHWGFTQPEACEANTLMHDQACPISKQPELKATAVVVAPAVSVMQPVEQQSGRLERLRRMLIPALR, encoded by the coding sequence ATGACCAGTCCCTGCGCGAGCGTTAAGAGTCAGTGTCCTTACTGCGGCGTGGGTTGCGGTCTGGAACTGATGCCACCGGGAGAAGCGGGAAAATCCGTGAAACGGGACGCCGAAGGCAACCCGATGTGGACTGCGCGAGGCAACAAACAACATCCATCGAACCTGGGACAGGTCTGCATCAAGGGGGCCACGGTGGGAGAGACCCTGGCCCGGGGAAGGCTCACTCAGCCTCTCTACCGGCCGACATTCAATGATGATTTCCAGCCGATCAGCTGGGACAGTGCCTTTGACCTGCTGACAGGGCGCATTCGCAGCACCCTCAGCGGCAAAGGTGCCGATGCCATCGCCATGTACGGCTCAGGCCAGTTCCACACCGAGGACTACTACATGGCCCAGAAGTTCTTGAAAGGAGCTCTGGGCACCAACAATTTCGATGCCAATTCACGCCTCTGCATGAGTTCAGCCGTGGCCGGGTATACCCGCAGTCTTGGCTCGGACGGTCCTCCTTGCTGCTACGAGGATCTCGATCACTGTTCCGTGGCATTCCTGATCGGCACGAACACGGCCGAATGCCACCCCGTGCTGTTCCAGCGCCTGCTCAAACGCAAAAAACGTGATCCCAAGGGCCTCACCATCGTGGTGGTTGACCCTCGTTGCACAGACACGGCCAAGATTGCCGATCATCATCTAGCCATTACCCCGGGCAGCGATCTCGCCCTGCTCCACGGGCTGGCTCGTCTCGTCATTGAAGACAACGGCTTCGACAGCGATTTCATCGATGCCGCCACTGAAGGATTCTCGGACTACGCCAAGACCATCAACGCCTGGACAGCTGAAGAAACTGCCAAACTCTGCGGAATCACGGAACAACAACTTCGCGACGTTGGCAGGCTCTGGAGCCGCAGAGAAGGCATCCTCAGCCTCTGGTCCATGGGCGTGAACCAACGCAGGGAAGGCACCGCCGTGGTGAGTGGACTGATCAACCTGCATTTACTCACCGGTGAAATCGGTAAACCCGGTGCTGGGCCCTTTTCACTGACTGGCCAGCCCAATGCCATGGGCGGCCGCGAAGCTGGAGGCCTGGCCCACCTGCTGCCGGGTTACAGGCTTGTGACCAACCCGGATCATCGCGCCGACGTGGAGCAGGCCTGGGGATTTGCCGGCGGATCCATCGCTGCAGAACCGGGACTGAGTGCCTGGCAGCAGGTGGAAGCCATGGAGCGTGGCGAACTGGATCTCTGGTGGGTCGCTGCCACAAACCCCCTTGTGAGCATGCCTGATCTGGAGCGGGTGAAAGCAGCCATGGAGCGCTGCCCTCTGGTGGTGGTAAGCGAGGCCTACGCCGACACGGAAACGTCGCACTACGCGCATCTCCTACTGCCTGCATCGCAGTGGAGCGAAAAGTCAGGCGTCATGACCAATTCAGAGCGTCGCGTCACGCTCTGCCCGGCGTTCAGGCCGCAGCATGGCGACAGCCGACCCGACTGGGAGGTCTTTGCCGAACTCGGACGCCGTCTTGGGTACGTCGATCAGTTCACCTATGCCACATCAGAAGAGGTGTACAGCGAATTCGCCGCTCTCACTGAAAGCCGTGTCTGTGATGTCTCAGGGCTGAGCCACCAACTGCTGAACGAGCATGGTCCCCAGCAATGGCCTTTCCCCCTTGGCCATGAGCCGACGCAAGCAGCCAAGCGTCTGTACGTGGGCAAGCGATTCCCTACAGCCAGCGGTCGCGCCCGCTTTCAGGCGGATGCGCCTCTCGGACTGGCGGAGCCACCCTGTGAGATCTACCCGTTGGTGCTCACGGTTGGTCGCTATCTCGGCCAGTGGCACACGATGACGCGCACTGGAAAAGTGAAACGACTGAACAGCATGCATCCGGAACCTCGCCTGGAAATTCATCCCAGTGATGCCGAACGATTCGCCATCGAGGATGAAGGACTGGCGGCGATCACATCCAGGCGAGGCACACTCACAGCACGTGTCAGCGTGACTGACCGGATCCGCAGGGGCTCAGTTTTTCTCCCAATGCACTGGGGTTTCACGCAACCTGAAGCCTGCGAGGCCAACACGCTGATGCACGATCAGGCCTGCCCGATCTCCAAACAACCTGAACTCAAGGCAACGGCAGTGGTTGTCGCCCCTGCCGTCTCGGTGATGCAACCGGTCGAACAACAGAGCGGACGACTGGAGAGGCTGCGCAGGATGCTCATCCCAGCACTTCGCTGA
- a CDS encoding formate/nitrite transporter family protein has translation MDYVLPNELVDGMIGAGGKKSTVSVKNLLLRGFYSGAILGLAVILALTVGLKSGQPWLGSLLFPFGFASIVLFGMELVTGNFALLPMATWAGKSTWGATFRNWAWVWLGNWIGTAVVAVLMAISLTSGGTVEPASAADGGGMWQQVAAKIVGLNQTNVVTKYENLQSLGFFLAIVRGLIANWLVCLGVTMALVSKSVPGKILACWLPITAFQSMGMEHIVVNQFLHTAGPILGSGVPFWKCIFWNFLPVTIGNIIGGMVFIGMLFYSTHRTDIGNVLPSEHDDKLERELAAELGAR, from the coding sequence ATGGACTACGTCCTGCCCAATGAACTTGTCGACGGCATGATCGGCGCCGGAGGCAAAAAATCCACTGTCAGCGTCAAAAACCTGTTGCTGAGAGGATTCTATTCCGGCGCAATTCTCGGCTTGGCTGTGATCCTTGCGCTCACGGTTGGACTCAAAAGCGGTCAACCTTGGCTCGGTTCTCTGCTCTTCCCATTTGGTTTCGCCAGCATCGTGCTGTTCGGCATGGAACTGGTGACAGGCAACTTTGCCCTTCTGCCGATGGCCACCTGGGCAGGCAAAAGCACCTGGGGGGCAACCTTTCGAAACTGGGCATGGGTATGGCTCGGCAACTGGATCGGAACTGCCGTTGTGGCAGTGCTGATGGCAATCAGCCTCACGAGTGGAGGAACTGTTGAGCCAGCCTCGGCTGCTGACGGTGGTGGTATGTGGCAGCAGGTGGCAGCAAAAATCGTCGGGTTAAATCAAACCAACGTTGTTACCAAATATGAGAATCTTCAATCTCTTGGTTTCTTCCTGGCCATTGTGAGGGGCTTGATTGCCAACTGGCTGGTCTGTCTGGGTGTGACGATGGCCCTGGTCAGCAAAAGTGTTCCGGGCAAGATCCTGGCTTGCTGGTTACCGATCACCGCTTTCCAATCAATGGGCATGGAACACATTGTGGTCAACCAGTTTCTACACACCGCCGGGCCAATCCTCGGATCTGGGGTTCCCTTCTGGAAATGCATTTTCTGGAATTTCCTGCCCGTCACCATTGGCAACATCATTGGTGGCATGGTGTTTATCGGAATGCTCTTTTACAGCACCCACCGCACCGACATCGGCAACGTACTGCCCAGCGAGCACGATGACAAACTGGAACGCGAACTAGCCGCTGAGCTCGGCGCCCGCTGA
- a CDS encoding nitrate reductase associated protein, whose amino-acid sequence MHPQLDQSRHCFAFEQDFIGSWRCIPLCVRRKLDLAGIKLKLSHWLAMSHEQRQDLVDWNDSPEHLAQMRDHLRACTAAMPDGMVKDLPPAEMEPWQLPARLPDQLLEAARLRGIDLTSQAWMRLRELDRFALCKLARPGHDHHNLDAAFSEVLG is encoded by the coding sequence ATGCATCCGCAGCTGGATCAGTCGCGGCACTGTTTTGCATTCGAACAGGACTTCATCGGCTCCTGGCGATGTATCCCTTTATGTGTTCGCCGCAAACTTGATTTGGCGGGAATCAAGCTCAAGCTCAGTCACTGGTTGGCGATGAGTCACGAGCAACGTCAGGACCTGGTCGACTGGAATGATTCCCCCGAGCACCTGGCTCAGATGCGCGATCACTTGCGCGCCTGCACCGCTGCGATGCCTGATGGCATGGTCAAAGATCTGCCCCCAGCCGAGATGGAGCCCTGGCAATTGCCGGCTCGGCTTCCGGATCAGCTTCTTGAGGCTGCTCGGCTTCGTGGGATCGACCTGACCTCCCAGGCCTGGATGAGGTTGCGTGAGCTGGATCGCTTCGCACTCTGCAAGCTGGCGCGCCCGGGCCACGATCATCACAACCTTGATGCTGCGTTCAGCGAAGTGCTGGGATGA
- the cobA gene encoding uroporphyrinogen-III C-methyltransferase, with protein MKTAELTGTVYLVGAGPGDPDLLTVRAHRLLGRCDALVYDSLVPREVLDLVPENCERHFVGKRRGHHSVPQPSTNAVLVKLAARHRCIVRLKGGDPFLFGRGGEEAAHLVKHGVSVQVVPGVTAGIAAPAYAGIPVTHRRAGSSVTFVTGHEEIDKRRPTVNWRSLATASDGLVIYMGLHNLPRIAAELEAGGLSAETPVAVIQQGTVAGQRCLKATLSDVAARTRSEGFASPSVIVVGEVVNQQVESCAPRPADVTMPIPF; from the coding sequence GTGAAGACTGCTGAACTCACCGGAACCGTTTATCTCGTTGGTGCAGGCCCTGGAGACCCCGATCTACTCACGGTGAGGGCCCATCGCCTTTTGGGTCGCTGTGATGCACTGGTTTACGACTCCCTGGTTCCTCGAGAGGTTCTTGATCTGGTGCCCGAGAACTGCGAGCGCCATTTCGTTGGCAAGCGTCGTGGGCATCATTCCGTTCCACAGCCAAGCACCAATGCGGTTCTCGTGAAGTTGGCAGCTCGGCACCGCTGCATTGTGCGTTTGAAGGGTGGTGATCCTTTTCTGTTCGGGCGCGGTGGTGAGGAGGCTGCGCATCTCGTTAAACACGGCGTGTCGGTTCAGGTGGTGCCAGGGGTGACCGCCGGAATCGCGGCACCCGCATACGCAGGGATTCCAGTGACCCATCGTCGTGCCGGTTCTTCCGTCACCTTTGTGACCGGTCATGAGGAGATCGACAAGCGACGTCCCACGGTGAACTGGCGGTCTCTGGCAACAGCCAGTGATGGGCTGGTGATTTATATGGGCCTTCATAACCTGCCTCGGATCGCTGCTGAGCTTGAGGCAGGTGGTCTCAGTGCCGAGACTCCAGTGGCTGTGATTCAGCAGGGGACCGTCGCCGGGCAGCGCTGCCTCAAGGCAACTCTCTCCGATGTGGCTGCACGCACTCGCAGCGAAGGCTTTGCCTCCCCTTCTGTGATTGTGGTGGGAGAAGTGGTCAATCAGCAGGTGGAGTCCTGTGCGCCTCGGCCGGCGGATGTCACGATGCCGATCCCCTTCTGA
- a CDS encoding ferredoxin--nitrite reductase — protein sequence MTVSSPSRPYLDGKKLNKIEQNKSAKDGLLVGSEIEKFAEMGWEQVDETDLQLRLKWYGMFWRPKTPGKFMLRLRVPNGVLSAQQLRVVGSIVERYGDNGSCDITTRQNLQLRGVLLGDLPEILKRLEEAGLSTIQSGFDNPRNVTGNPIAGIDPNEIVDTRPYTDELEQFLTNNRKGNPEYSNLPRKWNTAVAGAKDNFLLHNDIAFHPVEKEGVMGFGVWIGGILSSQMNAYAIPLNAWVRPEEICRMTDTVIRLWRDNGERNKRPKGRFRMYLDEVGHENFRNQVEELFGPLTPDPGSVFDTTPRSHYGIHPQKQEGLVFAGLHVPVGRLTAQDLHDLATASITYGGAEVRLTEDQNVIIVGLPQAKVESFESDPLLKRFPLEPGAISAGTVSCTGSTYCGFALTNTKDQALAAAKELDQELELPEELKIHWTGCPNSCGQAYMGAIGLTGAKAKNSEGKTDDGYTMTLGGSQGPNPTVGELHQKAIPAEKIKEVLKEVLIERFGAKPRREMSNT from the coding sequence ATGACAGTTAGCTCTCCTTCCAGGCCTTATCTGGACGGCAAGAAGCTGAATAAGATCGAGCAGAACAAGTCGGCCAAAGATGGCCTTCTTGTCGGCAGTGAAATTGAAAAATTCGCCGAAATGGGTTGGGAGCAGGTTGATGAAACCGATCTTCAACTTCGCCTCAAGTGGTATGGAATGTTTTGGCGGCCAAAAACTCCAGGCAAATTCATGTTGCGCCTGCGAGTCCCCAATGGTGTGCTCTCAGCTCAGCAATTGCGTGTCGTGGGCTCCATTGTTGAACGCTACGGCGATAACGGCAGCTGTGACATCACCACAAGACAAAATCTGCAGCTAAGAGGGGTGCTGCTTGGCGATCTGCCGGAAATTCTGAAGCGGCTTGAGGAAGCTGGTCTGAGTACGATTCAATCAGGATTTGACAATCCTCGGAATGTCACCGGAAACCCAATTGCTGGAATCGATCCCAATGAAATTGTCGACACCAGGCCTTACACAGACGAACTTGAACAGTTTTTAACAAATAACCGCAAAGGAAATCCTGAGTATTCCAATCTGCCTAGAAAGTGGAATACCGCCGTTGCCGGCGCAAAAGACAACTTCCTGCTTCACAACGACATTGCCTTCCACCCGGTTGAGAAGGAGGGGGTGATGGGCTTTGGTGTCTGGATTGGCGGCATTCTTTCATCCCAGATGAATGCCTATGCAATTCCCCTGAATGCCTGGGTGAGGCCTGAGGAAATCTGTCGAATGACAGACACGGTGATTCGCCTCTGGAGGGATAACGGCGAGCGCAATAAGCGTCCCAAGGGTCGATTCAGGATGTATCTCGATGAAGTGGGCCATGAAAACTTCCGTAATCAGGTTGAAGAGCTTTTTGGACCGCTGACACCCGACCCCGGGTCTGTCTTCGACACCACACCCCGGTCGCATTACGGCATTCACCCGCAGAAACAGGAAGGGCTTGTTTTCGCAGGTCTGCACGTGCCGGTTGGTCGCCTGACAGCACAGGATCTCCATGATCTGGCCACAGCGAGCATCACCTATGGAGGCGCAGAAGTTCGACTGACCGAAGATCAGAACGTGATCATTGTCGGATTGCCACAAGCAAAGGTCGAATCGTTTGAAAGTGATCCGCTGCTCAAACGATTTCCGCTTGAACCCGGCGCAATTTCTGCAGGCACCGTGTCATGCACAGGCAGCACCTACTGCGGATTTGCACTGACCAACACCAAGGATCAGGCTCTGGCTGCCGCCAAGGAACTTGATCAGGAGCTGGAGCTGCCTGAGGAATTGAAAATCCACTGGACCGGATGTCCAAACAGTTGCGGACAGGCCTATATGGGGGCAATCGGCCTGACGGGCGCCAAGGCCAAAAACAGTGAGGGCAAAACAGATGATGGGTACACGATGACTCTTGGAGGGTCCCAGGGTCCCAATCCAACAGTGGGTGAATTACATCAGAAAGCAATCCCTGCGGAAAAGATCAAAGAGGTCCTGAAGGAAGTTCTCATCGAACGCTTCGGTGCAAAGCCACGGCGTGAAATGTCGAACACATAA
- a CDS encoding molybdenum cofactor biosynthesis protein MoaE gives MELDAWLRSQRGAATAMFMGRVRDVAMDGRALEVLELSHYPGLCERLIETSARQLLQQHGARSALVLHRVGRLLPGELIVLVAISADRRGPAQRCCAALLEALKHDAPFWKREWSHGEGTWLSENTPL, from the coding sequence TTGGAGCTTGACGCCTGGTTGCGTTCCCAGAGGGGTGCCGCCACAGCGATGTTCATGGGGCGCGTGCGTGATGTCGCCATGGATGGACGAGCGCTGGAGGTCCTTGAGCTCAGCCACTATCCGGGTTTGTGTGAACGTTTGATTGAAACTTCCGCCCGCCAGCTGCTGCAGCAACACGGTGCTCGTTCCGCGCTTGTGCTGCACCGAGTTGGCCGGTTGCTGCCAGGGGAGTTGATCGTTCTGGTGGCGATCAGTGCTGATCGCCGTGGTCCCGCACAACGCTGCTGTGCCGCGTTGCTTGAGGCTCTCAAGCATGACGCTCCCTTCTGGAAGCGGGAATGGAGTCATGGAGAGGGGACCTGGCTGTCGGAGAACACACCGCTTTGA
- a CDS encoding DNA mismatch repair protein MutS: MTTASSAIDPWPLLRNRDLGCQRAIRLVVHGRSGGVVPESLLELQQALQQRRQAPVQLEVLTADSPPVCPEQASWLVPLLLWPGSHARADVPEIKSRMQREGADVELLPFLGSWPCWWVLVAEALQPFAAEGSVLVHHPLSSEEADRFLLELSDRMGLPLLSFDHWSDYRKRHPEAHPLMLALAPNRMTEALSEAGSIPPLLDLALIRQGLIDLLAALP, translated from the coding sequence ATGACAACAGCCAGCTCGGCCATCGATCCGTGGCCATTGCTACGGAACCGTGATTTGGGTTGTCAGCGGGCGATCAGGTTGGTTGTGCATGGACGTTCAGGTGGTGTTGTTCCTGAATCCTTGCTCGAGCTCCAGCAGGCGCTCCAGCAGCGCCGTCAGGCTCCTGTGCAGCTTGAAGTGCTCACGGCCGATTCACCTCCGGTATGCCCAGAACAAGCGAGCTGGTTGGTCCCTTTGTTGTTATGGCCGGGTTCTCATGCTCGCGCGGATGTGCCTGAGATTAAAAGTCGCATGCAGCGTGAAGGTGCGGACGTTGAGTTGCTTCCTTTTCTCGGCTCCTGGCCATGTTGGTGGGTTCTCGTGGCTGAAGCGCTTCAGCCCTTCGCTGCTGAAGGCTCGGTTCTCGTTCATCACCCGTTGAGTTCCGAGGAGGCGGATCGTTTCCTCCTGGAGTTGTCCGATCGCATGGGGCTACCGCTGCTGTCTTTCGACCATTGGTCTGACTATCGCAAGAGGCACCCGGAGGCACATCCACTGATGCTTGCGCTCGCCCCCAATCGCATGACGGAGGCACTGAGCGAGGCTGGGAGTATTCCACCGCTTCTTGATCTGGCTCTGATTCGTCAGGGCCTGATCGACTTGCTTGCCGCTCTGCCGTGA
- the moaB gene encoding molybdenum cofactor biosynthesis protein B: MRNHHGSSVAAHIPNQRCVLSIALLTISDSRTLENDPSGDLLQERVLGAGHQLHSREICPDDRYRIRAAVSQWIVDSAVDVVITTGGTGLTGRDGSPEAIAPLLDKTIDGFGELFRMLSFQTIGTSSLQSRCIAGVANGTFLFVLPGSQDAVTTAWERLISAQLNSETRPCNLAQLKSRLKESAERPAI; encoded by the coding sequence ATGAGAAACCATCACGGTTCTAGCGTTGCTGCTCACATCCCCAATCAACGCTGCGTGCTGTCCATTGCCCTGCTGACGATTTCAGACAGTCGGACCCTGGAGAACGATCCAAGCGGAGATCTGCTTCAGGAACGCGTGCTCGGAGCTGGTCATCAGTTGCACAGCCGCGAAATCTGTCCGGACGACCGCTATCGGATCCGAGCAGCGGTGAGCCAATGGATCGTGGATTCCGCCGTTGACGTGGTGATCACCACAGGCGGCACAGGCCTGACCGGACGCGACGGCAGCCCTGAAGCCATCGCCCCCTTGCTGGATAAGACCATCGATGGATTCGGTGAACTGTTCCGGATGCTCTCCTTCCAGACCATCGGCACGAGCAGCCTGCAGAGCCGCTGCATCGCCGGGGTGGCCAACGGCACATTCCTCTTTGTTCTGCCTGGATCTCAGGATGCCGTCACCACAGCCTGGGAGCGACTGATCTCAGCCCAGCTGAACAGCGAGACACGCCCCTGCAACTTGGCGCAGCTCAAATCACGACTGAAGGAATCTGCAGAAAGGCCGGCAATCTGA
- a CDS encoding MoaD/ThiS family protein, with protein sequence MKGRQSGPVDSVQVLLFASLRDQAGWSDRCFPLNDPVVQTAREIWNQLELGDLPRVVLVAINQEIVSADHPVHAGDELAFLPPFTGG encoded by the coding sequence ATGAAAGGGAGGCAGTCCGGTCCGGTTGATTCGGTGCAAGTCCTGCTGTTTGCCTCATTGCGGGACCAGGCGGGCTGGTCTGATCGTTGTTTTCCACTGAATGATCCAGTCGTGCAGACAGCCAGAGAGATCTGGAATCAGCTTGAACTTGGTGACTTACCTCGAGTGGTGCTTGTTGCCATCAATCAGGAGATCGTCAGCGCCGATCATCCTGTGCATGCAGGTGATGAACTGGCTTTCCTGCCGCCATTCACCGGAGGTTGA
- a CDS encoding molybdopterin molybdotransferase MoeA, protein MAAGAADPYGREGLHLSEAQQRVLAAIQAGKAQRAEGSTEAVPLTDALERVNAAPVLARADVPGFRAAIMDGYALGQSQQPAVDDTWRLVGRSAPAAPYPAALAHGEAIRILTGAPLPEGADWVLPQELVQRLNDTLCLKHEASANPWIRPANEECSQGFTLLNPGQRLGLADLAQAASCGVEQLRVHRQPRIGLLISGDELVAPGEQRPEGAIWESNSTLLKGLLMQLGYRAWDCRVVADQPQALRETILELSACCDVLVSTGGVSAGDSDWIRPLMKELGQVDFWKLFLKPGRPFAFGYVGDQLPFFGLPGNPVAAAITALQLLWPALQLLEGQQEPELLPRLLVSLETPFRRRPGRPELARASLICADDGQLRARIDGSQASSRIGSLRNADLLLEIPAESGELESGDQIWAQLLRRRIL, encoded by the coding sequence ATGGCAGCTGGAGCTGCTGACCCCTATGGCCGCGAGGGGCTGCATCTTTCAGAGGCTCAACAACGTGTCCTGGCAGCCATCCAGGCGGGCAAAGCTCAACGTGCTGAAGGGTCGACTGAAGCAGTTCCACTGACAGACGCTCTGGAACGCGTGAACGCAGCCCCGGTGCTGGCAAGAGCCGATGTTCCCGGCTTCAGGGCCGCGATCATGGATGGCTATGCCCTGGGCCAGAGTCAGCAACCAGCCGTTGATGACACCTGGCGGTTGGTGGGCCGCTCCGCACCAGCCGCCCCTTACCCCGCGGCGCTTGCCCACGGTGAAGCCATCCGAATTCTCACCGGTGCACCTTTACCTGAGGGGGCTGACTGGGTTCTCCCCCAGGAACTGGTGCAGAGGCTGAACGACACTCTTTGCTTGAAACACGAAGCCTCCGCCAACCCATGGATCCGGCCGGCTAACGAGGAATGCAGCCAAGGATTCACCTTGCTGAACCCTGGCCAGCGCCTCGGACTCGCAGATCTTGCCCAAGCTGCCAGCTGTGGCGTGGAGCAACTGCGTGTTCATAGGCAACCACGAATTGGACTGCTGATCAGTGGCGACGAGCTGGTTGCTCCGGGTGAACAGCGACCTGAGGGAGCCATCTGGGAAAGCAACAGCACCTTGCTCAAAGGTTTGCTGATGCAACTGGGCTATCGAGCATGGGATTGCCGAGTGGTGGCCGATCAACCGCAGGCACTGCGGGAGACAATCCTTGAACTCAGCGCTTGCTGCGATGTGTTGGTGAGTACAGGCGGTGTTTCCGCAGGTGACAGCGACTGGATCCGACCGTTGATGAAGGAGCTGGGTCAGGTCGACTTTTGGAAACTGTTCCTCAAACCAGGGCGGCCCTTCGCCTTTGGCTACGTGGGAGATCAGCTTCCGTTCTTTGGCCTGCCAGGCAATCCCGTTGCAGCAGCCATCACGGCATTGCAACTGCTCTGGCCAGCCCTCCAGCTGCTGGAGGGCCAGCAGGAACCGGAGTTGTTACCGCGACTGCTTGTGAGCCTTGAAACGCCTTTCAGGCGCAGGCCAGGACGGCCGGAACTGGCCAGGGCTTCGCTGATCTGCGCTGACGACGGACAACTGCGTGCCCGTATTGATGGATCCCAGGCCTCCTCACGAATCGGCTCACTGCGGAATGCGGATCTGCTGTTGGAGATCCCTGCAGAGTCAGGCGAACTGGAATCTGGTGATCAGATCTGGGCACAACTGTTACGACGGCGAATCCTCTGA